In Vagococcus hydrophili, one DNA window encodes the following:
- the dhaQ gene encoding DhaKLM operon coactivator DhaQ has translation MTQIINKPKDTVSQVLNGVAFIHQEKLVRIKDTGIIKKKSIETEQVALISGGGSGHEPAHFGYVGDGMLSASVSGPIFIPPKTSDILAAIKEVAGAQGVLLIIKNFEADVTNFLEAEKLAKKEGLLVDHVIVNDDCSIEEGSYKKRRRGVAGTIFVHKILGAAAREGMSLEELKKLGEAVILATNTLGVALASGKEMGSEEPVFVLEKGQISYGIGIHGESGYREEPFYSSEYLANELINKLLIQYDHNHTNQFAVMVNGLGATTIMEQYIFANDVKRLLQLEDIEVVFQKSGNFMTSTNMAGISLTFLEIKEEAWLKYLEKETDAFAW, from the coding sequence ATGACTCAAATAATTAATAAACCAAAAGATACTGTTTCTCAGGTGCTTAACGGTGTGGCATTTATCCATCAAGAGAAATTAGTGAGAATAAAAGACACAGGAATTATCAAAAAAAAATCAATTGAAACAGAACAAGTTGCTTTAATTAGTGGTGGAGGTAGTGGTCATGAGCCAGCTCACTTTGGTTATGTGGGAGATGGTATGCTAAGTGCCAGTGTTAGTGGCCCGATATTTATACCACCAAAGACTAGTGATATTTTAGCAGCCATTAAAGAAGTAGCTGGCGCGCAAGGTGTTTTGTTGATTATTAAAAATTTTGAAGCAGATGTTACTAATTTTTTAGAGGCTGAGAAACTTGCTAAAAAAGAAGGATTACTAGTGGACCATGTGATTGTGAATGACGATTGTTCCATTGAAGAAGGTAGTTACAAAAAGCGTCGTCGCGGGGTTGCTGGAACTATTTTTGTGCATAAAATTTTAGGTGCGGCAGCTAGAGAAGGTATGTCCTTAGAAGAGTTGAAAAAATTAGGGGAAGCTGTTATTTTAGCAACTAACACACTGGGAGTTGCCTTAGCTAGTGGGAAAGAAATGGGCAGTGAAGAGCCTGTTTTTGTGTTAGAAAAAGGACAGATTTCTTACGGAATAGGGATTCACGGGGAATCTGGCTACCGAGAAGAGCCCTTCTATTCATCAGAATATTTGGCTAACGAATTGATTAATAAATTGTTGATTCAATATGATCACAATCATACCAACCAATTTGCAGTCATGGTCAATGGATTAGGTGCAACGACGATTATGGAACAATATATCTTTGCGAATGACGTGAAACGTTTATTGCAACTAGAAGATATCGAGGTTGTGTTTCAAAAAAGTGGTAACTTTATGACTTCAACTAATATGGCAGGTATATCACTTACTTTTTTAGAAATAAAAGAAGAAGCTTGGTTGAAATATTTGGAGAAAGAAACAGATGCGTTTGCGTGGTAA
- a CDS encoding Rrf2 family transcriptional regulator: MKLTNATEQALAIMAILATQDEDVPASSQAIYQKLSVSQSYVKKLLRKLVVSKLIEGVSGNNGGFYIERDLNEISLLDIVEAIEGPLHSFPHIGVLERAFFDFNEIAQNGNEKITQVFTQADSAWNEELRQVTIQAVLTDVFEHYGEIPRKDWNQNV; the protein is encoded by the coding sequence ATGAAACTAACAAATGCAACTGAACAAGCATTAGCAATCATGGCCATCTTAGCAACACAAGATGAAGATGTTCCGGCTTCTTCCCAAGCAATTTATCAAAAGCTATCGGTTTCTCAGTCTTATGTCAAAAAATTATTAAGAAAATTAGTCGTTTCTAAATTGATAGAAGGCGTTTCAGGAAACAACGGTGGTTTTTATATAGAAAGAGACTTGAACGAGATTTCTTTATTAGATATTGTTGAAGCGATTGAAGGCCCTCTTCATTCATTTCCACATATTGGTGTTTTAGAGCGAGCGTTCTTTGATTTTAATGAGATTGCTCAAAACGGAAATGAAAAAATCACCCAAGTTTTTACGCAGGCAGATAGTGCTTGGAATGAAGAGCTGAGACAAGTTACAATTCAAGCAGTACTAACAGATGTTTTCGAACATTATGGAGAAATTCCTAGAAAAGATTGGAATCAAAACGTGTAA
- the dhaK gene encoding dihydroxyacetone kinase subunit DhaK: MKKIINQPEEILNQMLEGLTYAYSDLVERVNETDVIVKKDKEAGKVGLVSGGGSGHEPSHAGFVGRGMLSAAVCGEVFTSPTPDQVLEGIKAADTGSGVLLIIKNYSGDVMNFEMAKDMAEMEDIEVETIIVDDDIAVEDSTYTAGRRGVAGTVLVHKILGAYAEQGKSLAEIKEIADKLVPNIKTIGLALTGATVPAVGKPGFVLEDDEIEYGVGIHGEPGYRKEKLQPSKGLAKELVAKLKAEFNWNTGDKFGVLVNGLGSTPLMEQFVFINDVKELLAEEGLTIEFKKVGDLMTAIDMSGLSLTMIKLEDEWTEQLNFPVTTIAW; the protein is encoded by the coding sequence ATGAAAAAAATAATTAACCAACCAGAAGAGATTTTAAATCAAATGCTTGAAGGCTTAACTTATGCGTATAGTGATTTAGTTGAACGCGTTAATGAAACCGATGTCATTGTGAAAAAAGATAAAGAAGCAGGTAAAGTTGGTTTAGTCAGTGGTGGTGGTAGTGGACACGAACCTTCTCATGCAGGATTTGTTGGTCGCGGGATGTTAAGTGCAGCTGTTTGTGGTGAAGTCTTCACTTCTCCAACTCCTGATCAAGTGCTTGAAGGAATTAAAGCAGCAGATACTGGTAGTGGCGTTTTATTAATCATTAAAAATTACTCTGGTGACGTGATGAACTTTGAAATGGCAAAAGACATGGCTGAGATGGAAGATATTGAAGTTGAAACAATTATCGTAGATGATGATATTGCTGTTGAAGATAGCACGTATACAGCTGGTCGTCGCGGTGTTGCTGGAACAGTTTTGGTTCACAAAATTTTAGGTGCTTACGCTGAACAAGGTAAATCATTAGCAGAAATCAAAGAAATTGCCGATAAATTAGTCCCAAACATTAAAACAATTGGTTTAGCTTTAACAGGCGCAACAGTTCCAGCTGTTGGAAAACCTGGCTTTGTTTTAGAAGATGATGAAATTGAATATGGTGTGGGAATTCACGGCGAACCTGGTTATCGTAAAGAAAAATTACAACCTTCAAAAGGCTTAGCTAAAGAATTAGTCGCTAAATTAAAAGCTGAATTCAACTGGAATACAGGCGACAAATTCGGTGTCTTAGTAAATGGCTTAGGTAGCACCCCATTAATGGAACAATTTGTTTTCATCAATGATGTGAAAGAGTTGTTAGCTGAAGAAGGCTTAACCATTGAATTCAAAAAAGTGGGCGACTTAATGACAGCGATTGATATGTCAGGTCTTTCATTAACAATGATTAAATTAGAAGACGAATGGACAGAGCAATTAAACTTCCCAGTTACAACGATTGCTTGGTAA
- a CDS encoding YhgE/Pip domain-containing protein: MKRRIKNVLELYRLDWTRIYKNKLTFVLIIALMFIPSLYAWFNIAALWDPYSNTSDIKIAIYSDDKTAEVMGEKVNIGDKIVDNLKDNKNMGWQFVKSKEELDKGVESGKYYAGIYLPKNFSENLVSFVSGDIKHPEIDYSVNQKINAIAPKISDKGAGTIKDTISDEFVTTVSKTLMEILNEIGFDLDSNLPSIRKMTTKILEIDDHLDEIDGYAQEVVDLNKKMPELKGKLNQANEFVGLIPEFNEMTKKVITLNEKMPEIEKYGGMVYQAQDKIPQIKDAGRQINQVDQDFDQVVQMMDDAINEAKKGLGIISDAQKVLPEVGELAKTANTMIPEVKNSLTKVQEALPNIASGVNSGITIVQVVSSETIVITDGLIKIIGDNELSANEKAQLKADLESLSSRLGGQSEMIQGIIELLQNLQGLTGSNNLDGVIAKLQSAKTAVDGAKNRVDNVIANFDTLAESPAQLKQALNDIRNEAVNINNIVSSIDVNAIQADVNALIKDAQDVLTKAGNITNSVISDDLINRLDGLMTSTSKTITQAIGFLESYQKELPAIKEEIHAANELLNGNMDLIVGGINDGAAFFKNDFPVLKNKLNKASDFIQKDLPGIESDVQKTMKMVNEKAPKLESALASGVDLINNDWPKIKDSIGKASKLIREGQKDVNLEEVIKYLKNDANKESSFISSPVKLKQTDVYPVPNYGSASTPFYTALCLWVGAVLFSSIASTKFHLDEEQKKKYTKREQFLGRMMTYLTVGLFQAFIVVLGNQWLLGAYTKHPVWNMLFALLIDFAFMMMVYVLVALFDNLGKGIAIIILVLSISAGGGNFPIEMSGPFFRAIHPYIPFTHAVNLLRESVGGIYWPSAAKAISILVGVTIGFFIAGYLLYPKADRLFRKVNENLAKGRILH; encoded by the coding sequence ATGAAAAGAAGAATAAAGAATGTATTAGAGTTATATCGTTTAGATTGGACAAGAATCTATAAGAACAAGTTAACCTTTGTATTAATCATTGCGTTAATGTTTATCCCGTCACTGTATGCGTGGTTTAATATTGCCGCACTGTGGGATCCGTATTCAAATACGAGCGACATCAAAATAGCAATTTATTCAGATGATAAAACTGCTGAAGTTATGGGAGAAAAAGTCAATATTGGTGACAAAATTGTGGATAACCTAAAAGATAACAAAAATATGGGTTGGCAATTTGTGAAATCCAAAGAAGAGTTAGATAAAGGTGTGGAAAGTGGTAAGTATTATGCAGGAATTTATTTACCTAAGAATTTTTCCGAAAACTTAGTCAGTTTTGTCAGCGGGGATATTAAGCACCCTGAAATTGATTACAGTGTGAACCAAAAGATTAATGCCATTGCGCCTAAGATCTCAGATAAAGGTGCTGGAACCATTAAAGATACGATTTCCGATGAATTTGTTACAACGGTGAGTAAAACCTTAATGGAGATTTTAAATGAAATTGGTTTTGACTTAGATAGTAATCTTCCTTCTATTAGAAAGATGACGACGAAGATTTTAGAAATTGACGACCACTTAGATGAGATTGATGGTTACGCTCAAGAAGTTGTCGATTTAAATAAAAAAATGCCTGAATTAAAAGGTAAATTAAATCAAGCCAACGAATTTGTTGGGTTGATTCCAGAATTTAATGAAATGACCAAAAAAGTTATTACATTAAATGAAAAAATGCCAGAGATTGAAAAATATGGTGGCATGGTGTATCAAGCTCAAGATAAAATTCCCCAAATAAAAGACGCTGGTCGTCAAATTAATCAAGTCGATCAAGATTTTGATCAAGTGGTTCAAATGATGGATGATGCGATTAATGAAGCCAAAAAAGGCTTAGGAATTATTTCAGACGCTCAAAAAGTTCTACCAGAAGTAGGCGAGCTTGCTAAAACAGCAAACACAATGATTCCTGAAGTTAAAAATAGTTTAACGAAAGTTCAAGAGGCGCTACCTAATATCGCAAGTGGTGTGAATTCAGGGATTACCATTGTTCAAGTCGTATCTAGTGAGACAATCGTGATTACAGATGGTTTAATAAAAATCATTGGCGATAACGAACTCTCAGCAAATGAAAAAGCACAGTTAAAAGCAGATTTAGAGTCTTTATCTAGCCGCTTAGGTGGACAAAGCGAAATGATTCAAGGCATTATCGAGTTACTTCAAAACCTACAAGGATTAACAGGTTCTAATAACTTAGATGGTGTAATTGCTAAGTTACAATCAGCTAAAACAGCAGTAGATGGCGCTAAAAACAGAGTGGACAATGTGATTGCTAATTTCGATACTTTAGCAGAAAGTCCAGCACAATTAAAACAAGCCTTAAATGATATTAGAAATGAAGCAGTGAATATTAATAATATTGTAAGTAGTATTGATGTGAACGCGATTCAAGCTGATGTGAATGCTTTAATCAAAGACGCGCAAGATGTTTTAACTAAAGCGGGTAACATTACCAATTCAGTGATTTCAGATGACTTAATTAATCGTTTAGATGGCTTAATGACAAGTACATCAAAAACAATTACGCAAGCGATTGGTTTCCTAGAATCTTATCAAAAAGAATTACCAGCGATTAAAGAAGAAATCCATGCAGCAAATGAACTCTTAAATGGTAATATGGATCTAATTGTTGGAGGAATCAATGACGGGGCAGCTTTCTTTAAAAATGATTTCCCTGTTCTTAAAAATAAATTAAATAAAGCATCAGACTTCATCCAGAAAGATTTACCTGGTATTGAATCAGATGTCCAAAAAACCATGAAGATGGTGAATGAAAAAGCACCGAAATTAGAAAGTGCTTTGGCTTCAGGTGTTGATTTGATTAACAACGACTGGCCGAAAATTAAAGACAGCATTGGTAAAGCAAGTAAACTAATTCGTGAAGGTCAAAAAGATGTGAACCTTGAAGAAGTGATTAAGTATCTTAAAAACGACGCGAATAAAGAAAGTAGCTTTATCTCAAGTCCAGTGAAACTAAAACAAACAGATGTGTATCCTGTTCCTAATTACGGATCAGCAAGTACACCATTCTATACAGCTCTTTGTTTATGGGTCGGTGCCGTTCTGTTTTCAAGTATTGCTTCTACTAAATTCCATTTAGATGAAGAACAAAAGAAAAAATATACAAAACGTGAGCAATTCTTAGGTCGAATGATGACTTACTTAACCGTTGGTTTATTCCAAGCATTCATCGTAGTGTTAGGAAATCAGTGGTTACTAGGTGCGTATACAAAACATCCAGTTTGGAACATGTTGTTTGCCTTACTCATTGATTTTGCTTTCATGATGATGGTCTATGTGCTCGTCGCCTTGTTTGATAATCTCGGTAAAGGGATTGCGATTATCATCTTGGTGCTTTCCATTTCAGCTGGTGGGGGTAACTTCCCAATTGAGATGTCAGGACCGTTCTTTAGAGCGATACATCCTTATATTCCATTTACTCATGCGGTGAATCTACTCCGTGAATCAGTGGGTGGTATCTACTGGCCATCTGCAGCCAAAGCTATTTCGATATTAGTGGGAGTAACAATCGGCTTCTTTATCGCAGGTTACCTACTTTATCCAAAAGCAGATCGTTTATTTAGAAAAGTGAATGAGAACTTAGCTAAAGGACGGATATTACATTAA
- the dhaS gene encoding dihydroxyacetone kinase transcriptional activator DhaS: MVSNGSLITKKVIAYSFKDLMKTKDFQKISIKEIMSHADYRRQTFYDHFLDKYELLEWCYQQDIKEVTEHLLQYEHWQKIILRLLAYLKKNKLFYQKILLLSEPIHFEAYFVSQIELILNNIEEHTPTDTIKFLSFGVSGYIKEWLMTDCIQDEAELAVSLNKMILSLLEGEKK, translated from the coding sequence ATGGTATCAAATGGGTCGTTAATCACCAAAAAAGTCATTGCCTATTCTTTTAAAGATTTAATGAAGACTAAAGACTTTCAAAAAATTTCGATTAAAGAGATTATGAGTCATGCTGATTACCGTAGGCAGACTTTTTATGACCATTTTTTAGATAAATACGAGCTTTTAGAATGGTGCTATCAACAAGATATCAAAGAAGTCACTGAACATCTTTTACAATACGAGCATTGGCAGAAAATCATCCTACGCCTTTTAGCTTATCTAAAGAAAAATAAATTGTTTTATCAAAAAATCTTATTGCTCTCAGAACCAATTCATTTTGAAGCTTACTTTGTTAGTCAAATCGAATTAATCTTAAACAATATTGAAGAACATACGCCAACTGATACAATTAAATTTCTTTCCTTTGGTGTATCAGGTTATATTAAAGAATGGCTGATGACAGACTGTATTCAAGATGAAGCTGAACTTGCTGTTTCTCTTAATAAGATGATATTATCCCTTTTAGAAGGCGAAAAAAAATGA
- the dhaL gene encoding dihydroxyacetone kinase subunit DhaL, whose protein sequence is MTNEQLKQWLQLFTDKVVENKQYLSDLDTPIGDGDHGANMARGTTEMMKAIEEKNPETVTDTLKLSAMTLISKVGGASGPLYGSAFMGMTKASMKTEDLVEILEAGLADIQKRGKAEIGEKTMVDTWAPTIEGLKNNELTIEKVQSFSEATKDIKASKGRASYLGERSLGHIDPGSMSSAYLFETMIKAGVK, encoded by the coding sequence ATGACAAACGAACAATTAAAACAGTGGTTACAACTGTTTACAGATAAAGTGGTTGAAAACAAACAATATTTAAGTGATTTAGATACGCCAATTGGTGACGGAGATCACGGAGCAAACATGGCTCGTGGAACAACTGAGATGATGAAAGCTATCGAAGAAAAAAATCCAGAGACAGTCACAGATACATTGAAATTATCAGCCATGACTTTAATTAGTAAAGTCGGCGGGGCATCAGGTCCACTATATGGTTCTGCTTTTATGGGTATGACAAAAGCTTCAATGAAAACTGAAGATTTGGTAGAGATTTTAGAAGCTGGTTTAGCTGATATCCAAAAACGTGGTAAAGCCGAAATTGGTGAAAAAACAATGGTAGATACGTGGGCACCAACAATTGAAGGGCTAAAAAATAATGAATTAACAATTGAAAAAGTTCAAAGCTTTTCAGAAGCAACGAAAGATATTAAAGCATCAAAAGGTCGCGCTTCTTACTTAGGTGAGCGTTCACTTGGTCATATTGATCCAGGTTCAATGTCTAGTGCTTACCTATTTGAAACAATGATTAAAGCAGGGGTGAAATAA
- the dhaM gene encoding dihydroxyacetone kinase phosphoryl donor subunit DhaM: MTLGIVMVSHVSDVVIGVKRLINEVAKDVSVTVAGGTEDNGVGTSFEKILAAFEENEADQIMAFYDLGSAKMNLEMAMEMTDKEVMLYDTALLESSYTAAALIQAGADLSAIEEQLSPLKIK; the protein is encoded by the coding sequence ATGACTTTAGGAATAGTAATGGTTTCCCACGTATCTGATGTAGTCATCGGAGTGAAACGTCTGATTAATGAAGTAGCAAAAGATGTTTCAGTAACAGTTGCTGGTGGAACGGAAGATAACGGCGTTGGAACAAGTTTTGAAAAAATCCTCGCAGCCTTTGAAGAAAATGAGGCAGATCAAATCATGGCATTTTACGATTTAGGTAGTGCCAAAATGAATCTAGAAATGGCAATGGAGATGACAGATAAGGAAGTGATGTTATACGATACAGCCCTTTTAGAAAGCAGTTATACTGCCGCCGCATTAATCCAAGCCGGAGCTGATTTATCAGCTATTGAAGAACAATTATCCCCATTAAAAATCAAATAA
- a CDS encoding glycerol dehydrogenase, producing MRKAFICPTKYVQGEDEILNLGYFVKTFGKSALLIAHQDDINRVQKQLDETAEKFGIEIVASHFNGECSRQEVARLQAVAKEKQTDCVIGLGGGKAIDTSKCVAEGEALIIVPTIAATDAPTSHSAVLYTEDGEFDDYAYFKQSPSVVMVDTKIIANAPTRFLVAGMGDALSTLFEARATSRSFSNVNAGLPNGYQTKETLPAKNTIAAYTLAKVCYETLLENGYNAKIACDNNVVTPALENIVETNILLSGLGFESSGLAAIHAIHDGLTALEGTHHYFHGEKVAFSVICQLVLENASVEELHEVLDFSLSIGLPVCLADIGVESITFEEAMEVAEKACIPEESIHSMPFPIVVEEVAQAIIAADKIGRDYKNK from the coding sequence ATGAGAAAAGCATTTATTTGTCCAACTAAATACGTACAAGGTGAAGATGAAATTTTAAACTTAGGTTATTTTGTTAAAACATTTGGTAAATCAGCTCTTTTAATTGCTCACCAAGATGATATTAACCGTGTGCAAAAACAATTAGATGAAACAGCTGAAAAATTTGGTATTGAAATTGTCGCAAGTCACTTTAACGGTGAATGTTCTCGCCAAGAAGTAGCAAGACTTCAAGCAGTAGCTAAAGAAAAACAAACAGACTGCGTGATTGGTCTTGGTGGTGGTAAAGCCATCGATACATCTAAATGTGTGGCAGAAGGTGAAGCTTTAATCATCGTACCGACAATTGCTGCAACAGATGCACCAACATCACATTCAGCGGTTCTTTACACTGAAGACGGAGAGTTTGACGATTATGCTTACTTCAAACAAAGCCCAAGCGTGGTTATGGTTGATACAAAAATCATTGCCAATGCCCCAACTCGTTTCTTAGTAGCTGGTATGGGAGATGCGTTATCAACATTATTTGAAGCTCGCGCTACATCTCGTTCTTTCTCAAATGTTAATGCAGGTCTTCCGAATGGCTATCAAACAAAAGAAACATTGCCAGCTAAAAATACTATTGCAGCTTATACATTAGCAAAAGTTTGTTATGAAACATTACTAGAAAATGGTTATAATGCTAAGATCGCTTGTGATAACAATGTGGTAACACCAGCGTTAGAAAACATTGTTGAAACAAACATTTTACTATCAGGTTTAGGATTTGAAAGTAGTGGTTTAGCAGCGATCCATGCCATTCATGACGGATTAACAGCTTTAGAAGGAACTCACCATTATTTCCACGGTGAAAAAGTAGCCTTCAGTGTGATTTGCCAATTAGTCTTAGAAAATGCATCGGTTGAAGAATTACATGAAGTTTTAGATTTCAGTTTATCAATTGGTTTACCAGTTTGTTTAGCTGATATCGGTGTAGAATCTATTACCTTTGAAGAAGCAATGGAAGTTGCTGAAAAGGCATGTATTCCTGAAGAATCAATTCACTCAATGCCATTCCCAATCGTTGTGGAAGAAGTGGCTCAAGCAATTATTGCCGCAGACAAAATTGGTCGCGACTATAAAAATAAATAA